One Pyrus communis chromosome 4, drPyrComm1.1, whole genome shotgun sequence genomic region harbors:
- the LOC137731432 gene encoding small heat shock protein, chloroplastic-like, translating into MSQAIANFSLFSPNVICKNQKCAIPVFYKPIHGGGRFSYGKNRIKAMAGDARDNLDHLQRAAKLQQQQQQEAQPRKRAAPAPPIGLWDRFPTTRTVQQMMEIMERMMEDPLAYSGGYTTPLPSEAGVYGRGRTPWEIKEGESDYNMRFDMPGMTKEDVKVWVEDKMLVVKAEKAAKKTENGAVVEENGEEWSAKSYGRYSSRIALPENIQFEEIKAEVKDGVLYITIPKASITSKILDINWVMLKIL; encoded by the exons ATGTCTCAGGCCATAGCAAATTTCAGCCTTTTTTCTCCCAATGTCATCTGCAAAAACCAAAAATGTGCGATACCAGTTTTTTACAAACCAATTCATGGCGGTGGACGTTTTAGCTACGGTAAGAACAGAATCAAGGCCATGGCAGGCGATGCACGAGACAACCTCGACCACTTGCAGAGGGCCGCCAAgctccaacaacaacaacaacaagaagcCCAGCCTAGAAAGAGAGCTGCCCCAGCGCCACCCATCG GGTTGTGGGATCGGTTTCCGACGACGAGGACGGTGCAGCAGATGATGGAAATAATGGAGAGGATGATGGAGGACCCGTTGGCCTACTCTGGCGGGTACACGACGCCATTGCCAAGCGAGGCAGGAGTGTACGGCAGGGGGAGGACGCCATGGGAGATCAAAGAAGGGGAGAGTGATTACAATATGAGATTCGACATGCCGGGGATGACGAAGGAGGACGTGAAGGTGTGGGTGGAGGATAAAATGCTGGTTGTGAAGGCTGAGAAGGCGGCCAAGAAGACGGAGAATGGGGCGGTGGTGGAAGAAAACGGGGAGGAGTGGTCTGCCAAGAGCTATGGGAGGTACAGCAGTAGGATTGCGTTGCCGGAGAATATTCAGTTTGAGGAGATCAAGGCTGAGGTTAAAGATGGGGTCTTGTATATTACTATTCCGAAGGCTTCCATTACTTCCAAGATTTTGGACATCAAT TGGGTGATGCTAAAAATTTTGTGA
- the LOC137732367 gene encoding protein HHL1, chloroplastic-like, with protein sequence MEVGLSLNAGVQFPFSSSRTHEDGLVRHSLVSTKTTIQKAAEQKQGRRTLVVESKSKRGMMARQFQPKKPPPPSMPKIEDDGNPRFVVFMRMANVYLWYPLSVISGGTTAKIMIAAKDNFLGKYIYKDTLARNLAAVIYRDEKEIQKTAFKQYRVLRSATDFRYGYKIVENGNMRAALSTSDVIELPTKDKLKTTFDKVKDFFGDAKESFGKLTTLNLSESEESEGKTEEQGRVKS encoded by the exons ATGGAGGTGGGTTTGTCACTAAACGCCGGAGTTCAGTTTCCATTTTCGAGCTCGAGGACCCACGAAGATGGTCTGGTCAGGCATTCATTGGTCTCCACAAAGACGACGATCCAGAAGGCAGCTGAGCAGAAGCAGGGCCGCCGGACGCTGGTGGTTGAATCGAAGAGCAAAAGGGGAATGATGGCCCGCCAATTTCAACCCAAGAAGCCTCCGCCTCCTTCCATGCCCAAGATTGAAGACGACGGCAACCCTCGCTTCGTCGTCTTTATGCGAATGGCCAAT GTTTACCTATGGTACCCACTTAGTGTGATATCAGGTGGGACGACGGCTAAAATCATGATTGCGGCGAAAGATAATTTTCTGgggaaatatatatacaaagaTACGCTAGCTAGAAATCTTGCTGCAGTTATTTACAGA GATGAGAAGGAAATACAGAAGACAGCATTCAAGCAATACCGAGTATTGCGGTCAGCTACTGATTTTAGATATGGCTACAAAATTGTC GAAAATGGTAACATGAGAGCAGCACTTTCAACCTCGGACGTAATTGAG CTCCCAACAAAAGACAAGCTAAAAACCACATTTGACAAAGTGAAGGATTTTTTTGGGGATGCAAAGGAATCTTTCGGCAAGCTGACAACACTAAACTTATCCGAGTCTGAAGAATCGGAAGGAAAAACCGAAGAACAGGGAAG GGTAAAAAGCTGA
- the LOC137732080 gene encoding stemmadenine O-acetyltransferase-like: MKIEVIERAYIKPSMPTPPHLCKHEFSFLDQIATQIFMPMIFFYNNHHVNDARTYSDRVKQSLSEALTQYYLLAGRIIENAFIDCNDQGAPYVQARVRSPPLSDVISEPDPNQLNKLLPCELDNVGDLVFAIQVNMFDCGGMAIGICFSHKVADALSFITFLNSWASISRGDCSIKNSTVSPPIFDLATLFPPRSISGFKPSVEKAREKIVTKRFVFSASTIASLRSRYTDNKANEIKPSRIEALSAFIWARFIASTQGKPNPNTLYRVAHAVNLRTRMDPPPPEYHFGNVSRFVMSSPSFDEREDTCYGMVRQMRQAIKTIDGDYMAKIKEGNEHVEFLKQLAEESMKREVASFSFSSLCRFPYYETDFGWGKPVWVASASFPFKNLVCFIDAGSSGGIEAWVNLKEEDMAKFQHDEQLLACTYPAQDAKV; the protein is encoded by the coding sequence ATGAAGATTGAAGTGATTGAGAGAGCTTACATTAAGCCTTCTATGCCAACCCCACCCCATCTTTGTAAGCATGAGTTTTCTTTTCTCGACCAAATCGCAACACAAATTTTCATGCCTATGATCTTTTTCTACAATAATCATCATGTCAACGATGCAAGAACTTATTCAGATAGGGTAAAACAATCTTTATCTGAGGCCTTGACACAATACTATCTGTTGGCTGGACGTATCATTGAAAATGCCTTCATTGATTGCAACGACCAAGGTGCGCCTTATGTCCAAGCCCGAGTGAGGTCCCCACCACTTTCCGATGTCATATCCGAACCAGACCCAAACCAGCTCAACAAACTACTCCCATGTGAACTAGACAATGTCGGTGACTTGGTTTTTGCTATCCAAGTCAACATGTTCGATTGTGGTGGCATGGCTATTGGAATTTGCTTTTCTCACAAAGTTGCCGATGCATTGTCATTCATCACGTTCCTCAACAGTTGGGCGTCGATATCTCGTGGAGATTGCAGCATTAAAAATAGTACAGTCAGTCCTCCAATTTTTGATTTGGCCACGCTCTTTCCACCTAGAAGCATATCAGGATTCAAACCAAGCGTTGAGAAAGCTAGAGAAAAAATCGTCACAAAAAGGTTTGTTTTCAGTGCTTCCACGATTGCTTCTCTTAGGTCAAGATATACAGATAATAAAGCCAATGAGATAAAGCCAAGTAGGATTGAGGCCTTGTCAGCATTTATATGGGCCCGGTTTATTGCCTCCACTCAAGGAAAGCCGAACCCCAACACACTTTACAGAGTGGCTCACGCCGTTAACTTGCGGACGAGGATGGACCCACCACCGCCTGAATACCATTTCGGGAACGTGAGCCGGTTTGTCATGTCCTCGCCGTCGTTTGACGAGAGAGAGGACACGTGTTACGGGATGGTGCGCCAGATGAGGCAGGCGATAAAGACAATCGACGGTGATTACATGGCCAAAATCAAAGAGGGCAACGAGCACGTGGAGTTTTTGAAGCAGCTAGCGGAGGAGTCTATGAAGCGTGAAGTAGCGTCGTTTAGCTTTAGCAGCTTGTGCAGGTTCCCATATTATGAGACGGACTTCGGGTGGGGCAAGCCTGTGTGGGTCGCGTCGGCCAGCTTTCCATTTAAGAACCTGGTTTGTTTCATTGATGCTGGGTCGAGTGGTGGGATTGAAGCATGGGTGAATTTGAAGGAGGAAGACATGGCTAAGTTCCAACATGATGAGCAGCTGCTGGCATGTACTTATCCAGCACAAGATGCTAAGGTTTAG
- the LOC137732427 gene encoding stemmadenine O-acetyltransferase-like has translation MRMEIEVEVISKEIIKPSSPTPNHLHHHQLSFLDQLAPHAYMQFIYFYSSDGDGTKTFTQISDILKTSLSKVLTHYYPLAGRVKHNLVVHCSDQGVPFFEAKVKSQLLSDVITNPLLSESDQNRFLPFKTAEATEIPLGVQLSVFDCGGFAIGVCISHRIADALSYFMFVNNWAAIAKNCSNIFVCPDFSAASVFPPRNVEGYLGVSIITKRKAIITRRFVFDGAKVEALRSRYQESMEFSKTHKCPLMLEALSAFLWNIFLSSRPREPLETTQTLYTAVCIMDLRSRCDPPVSQHAFGNYYRAATATPTSVNGEERHRLVRQAIEEIKKIDNSYMRRFQEGYQEHLDFMRKRMERAAIGELVTLTFSSLCRFPMYDADFGWGKPAWVSQAAMGIANQIVFMDTKNGDGIESYFSLTEEDMAKFELHSGFISLLKSPISGNVKEKSVSRL, from the exons ATGAGAATGGAGATTGAAGTTGAAGTAATATCCAAAGAGATCATCAAACCATCTTCTCCAACCCCAAACCATCTCCACCATCACCAGCTCTCGTTTCTCGATCAATTAGCTCCCCATGCATACATGCAATTTATCTACTTTTACAGCTCCGACGGCGACGGCACCAAAACCTTCACTCAAATATCAGACATCCTCAAGACTTCTTTGTCCAAAGTCTTAACCCATTACTACCCGTTAGCCGGCCGAGTCAAACACAATCTCGTTGTTCACTGCAGTGACCAAGGCGTCCCATTCTTTGAAGCCAAAGTTAAATCCCAACTCCTTTCCGATGTGATCACCAACCCTCTTCTCTCTGAGTCTGACCAGAACAGATTTTTGCCCTTCAAGACAGCTGAAGCTACTGAAATACCCCTCGGTGTTCAACTCAGCGTGTTTGATTGTGGAGGATTTGCAATTGGCGTTTGTATATCCCACAGGATCGCTGATGCGTTGTCATATTTTATGTTCGTCAACAATTGGGCAGCTATTGCTAAGAATTGTAGCAATATTTTTGTTTGTCCAGATTTTTCTGCAGCCTCAGTTTTCCCACCAAGAAATGTGGAAGGGTATTTAGGGGTTTCTATCATCACCAAAAGGAAAGCAATCATAACCAGGAGGTTTGTGTTTGATGGGGCAAAGGTTGAGGCTTTAAGATCGAGATACCAAGAGAGCATGGAGTTTTCAAAAACCCATAAATGCcctttgatgc TTGAGGCCTTATCAGCTTTCTTGTGGAACATCTTTCTGTCATCAAGGCCTAGAGAACCACTTGAAACTACTCAAACTTTGTACACAGCTGTTTGCATTATGGACCTGCGGTCAAGATGTGATCCACCAGTGTCCCAACATGCTTTTGGGAATTATTACAGGGCTGCCACTGCAACTCCAACGTCGGTTAATGGGGAGGAGCGCCACCGCCTTGTGAGGCAGGCGATAGaggaaattaagaaaattgaCAATAGTTACATGAGGAGATTTCAAGAGGGATATCAAGAACATTTGGATTTCATGAGGAAAAGAATGGAGAGGGCCGCAATAGGAGAGCTCGTGACGTTGACCTTTTCGAGTTTGTGCAGATTTCCTATGTATGATGCTGATTTTGGTTGGGGGAAGCCTGCGTGGGTGAGCCAGGCTGCCATGGGCATCGCTAATCAGATAGTTTTTATGGACACCAAAAATGGTGATGGAATTGAGTCATATTTTAGCTTGACGGAGGAAGACATGGCCAAGTTTGAACTTCACAGTGGGTTCATCTCGTTGCTCAAGTCCCCAATTAGTGGTAATGTAAAGGAAAAATCAGTTTCACGTCTTTAA